One window of Magallana gigas chromosome 2, xbMagGiga1.1, whole genome shotgun sequence genomic DNA carries:
- the LOC105330947 gene encoding uncharacterized protein, with protein MTPSDKVFIPALLLMAMLSISHRGVSAQNRGCKVALDACVLVVSSDNASACKGGMSCINNVPTCTKEEKEEAKRKLIEKGCSGSGSGIPIISAMSLFVAALFHML; from the exons ATGACTCCCTCGGACAAGGTTTTCATCCCTGCCCTTCTTCTTATGGCCATGTTATCTATCAGCCACAGGG GTGTTTCTGCTCAAAACAGAGGCTGTAAGGTTGCGTTGGATGCATGTGTACTTGTTGTGTCCAGTGATAACGCATCCGCATGCAA GGGCGGAATGAGTTGCATTAATAATGTACCCACTTGTACAAAGGAAGAGAAGGAAGAAGCAAAAcgaaaattaattgaaaaaggAT GTTCCGGTTCTGGTTCTGGAATACCAATAATCAGCGCCATGAGTCTCTTCGTTGCAGCTCTCTTCCATATGCTCTAG